From the Streptomyces nigrescens genome, one window contains:
- a CDS encoding ankyrin repeat domain-containing protein, with the protein MTEALTPRLISAVYANEVDTVGELLRQGASPAAPDAGGETPLYLAAVSGQSDIVRLLLEAGASPDTESRGQPGSEGLPLCAAACWGHDEVVRALLAHGADPDLREDDGTSYTPLMWAATNGHHRTAQLLLEGQADPDAGHRDRTPLMVAAERGSIAVVRALLHHGASPRLTDAQGRTACHLAREESGKDIESELRRKAGAAPDARCEVRRSPRPEGTELVELTVHAPDGTGGAEYHQETGHAAIVALLEENTPD; encoded by the coding sequence ATGACCGAGGCGTTGACCCCACGACTCATCTCCGCCGTCTACGCGAACGAGGTGGACACGGTGGGAGAGCTCCTGCGGCAGGGTGCTTCCCCCGCCGCCCCGGATGCCGGCGGGGAGACGCCGTTGTACCTGGCTGCGGTGTCAGGCCAGTCGGACATCGTGCGACTGCTCCTCGAAGCAGGAGCCTCACCCGATACGGAGAGCAGGGGGCAACCGGGAAGTGAGGGGCTACCGCTGTGTGCGGCGGCCTGCTGGGGCCATGACGAGGTGGTGCGCGCACTGCTCGCACACGGCGCCGACCCCGATCTCAGGGAGGATGACGGCACGTCGTACACCCCCTTGATGTGGGCGGCCACCAACGGCCACCACCGGACCGCCCAGCTCCTACTGGAGGGACAGGCCGATCCGGACGCAGGTCACCGCGACCGCACCCCGCTGATGGTGGCGGCCGAGCGGGGATCGATCGCGGTCGTGCGGGCCCTGCTGCATCACGGCGCCAGCCCGCGGCTCACCGATGCACAGGGCCGGACGGCCTGTCATCTGGCCCGCGAGGAGAGCGGCAAGGACATCGAGAGCGAGCTGCGCCGGAAGGCGGGCGCGGCCCCTGACGCCCGGTGCGAGGTCCGGCGCAGCCCTCGCCCCGAAGGCACCGAACTGGTCGAACTCACCGTCCACGCACCGGACGGCACCGGTGGGGCCGAGTACCACCAGGAGACGGGGCACGCCGCGATCGTGGCCCTGCTGGAGGAGAACACGCCGGATTGA
- a CDS encoding class I SAM-dependent methyltransferase — protein sequence MTNKRSEQIAAHRPRYQDELAHGLERFFDPERTTCPWCTSARLRRRLCTTNHPQRKPGKFVLDQCRNCGHVFQNPRLSADGLDFYYRDCYDGLGEATMARMAASPLAVKLYRARARALLPFSRPGRWLDVGTGHGHFCAEARRIHPRTEFHGLDWGEGVEIGVRNGRLARAYRGSFAGLAGQLTCQYDVVSMYHYLEHTLAPRQELAAAHTALRRGGHLLIEVPDPQSAAARLLGRWWGPWLQPQHLHLIPLDNLCAALTEQGFTVVATNRREPHIPTDLTSAAVNVLNSVLPGEDLPWLPRRPGPVSRWVRRLSLLAAAPALLVLFGLDILLAPLTRRTRLSNAYRVIAQRD from the coding sequence GTGACGAACAAGCGAAGCGAGCAGATCGCCGCCCACAGACCCCGCTACCAGGACGAGCTGGCGCATGGGCTGGAGCGGTTCTTCGATCCGGAGCGCACCACCTGCCCGTGGTGCACCTCCGCCCGCCTGCGCCGGCGTCTGTGCACCACCAACCACCCCCAGCGCAAACCGGGGAAGTTCGTCCTCGACCAGTGCCGTAACTGCGGGCACGTCTTCCAGAATCCCCGGCTGAGCGCGGACGGGCTGGATTTCTACTACCGCGACTGCTACGACGGCCTGGGCGAAGCAACGATGGCGCGGATGGCCGCCTCACCCCTCGCGGTCAAGCTCTACCGGGCCCGCGCGCGGGCACTGCTCCCGTTCAGCCGCCCCGGACGCTGGCTGGACGTGGGGACCGGCCACGGCCACTTCTGCGCCGAGGCCCGGCGCATCCATCCGCGTACCGAATTCCACGGGCTCGACTGGGGCGAAGGTGTCGAGATCGGCGTGCGCAACGGCCGTCTCGCCCGTGCCTACCGGGGCTCCTTCGCCGGTCTGGCGGGCCAACTCACCTGTCAGTACGACGTGGTGAGCATGTATCACTACCTGGAACACACTCTGGCGCCGCGGCAAGAACTGGCCGCCGCGCATACGGCGCTCCGGCGCGGTGGGCACCTCCTGATCGAGGTCCCCGACCCCCAGTCCGCCGCCGCCCGGTTGCTCGGCCGCTGGTGGGGCCCATGGCTCCAGCCGCAGCACCTGCACCTGATCCCCCTGGACAACCTCTGCGCCGCGCTGACCGAGCAGGGTTTCACCGTTGTGGCCACCAACCGGCGGGAGCCGCACATCCCCACCGATCTGACCTCCGCGGCCGTGAATGTGCTCAACTCCGTACTCCCGGGTGAAGATCTGCCCTGGCTGCCCAGGAGGCCCGGCCCGGTCAGCCGCTGGGTCCGCAGGCTGTCCCTGCTGGCCGCCGCACCCGCCCTCCTCGTCCTCTTCGGACTCGACATCCTGCTGGCGCCCCTCACCCGGCGCACCCGTCTCTCCAACGCCTACCGGGTGATCGCACAACGGGACTGA
- a CDS encoding protein-tyrosine phosphatase family protein, with protein MTDTWNATDAGILRLPSGRLIRGRGLRRPLPAGPTPAFAVYLLGKEPPEVPWEFQWLRWPDFRLPSSHTQAQAVLRTAWERAEAERVELACAGGRGRTGTALACLAVLDGVPAGEAVDFVRRNYDPRAVETPWQKRYVRRFAD; from the coding sequence GTGACCGATACCTGGAACGCTACCGACGCCGGGATCCTGAGGCTTCCTTCCGGCCGGCTGATCCGAGGCCGGGGGCTTCGCCGACCGCTGCCGGCCGGCCCGACACCGGCCTTCGCCGTCTATCTCCTCGGCAAGGAGCCGCCCGAGGTCCCCTGGGAATTCCAGTGGCTGCGCTGGCCCGACTTCCGGCTGCCCAGCAGCCACACACAGGCCCAGGCCGTGCTCCGTACGGCATGGGAGCGTGCCGAGGCCGAACGCGTCGAGCTCGCCTGCGCCGGTGGCCGTGGCCGGACCGGCACCGCCCTGGCCTGTCTCGCTGTCCTGGACGGTGTACCGGCCGGCGAGGCAGTCGACTTTGTACGCCGGAACTACGATCCCCGGGCCGTCGAAACCCCCTGGCAGAAGCGCTATGTCCGCCGCTTCGCCGACTGA
- a CDS encoding IPT/TIG domain-containing protein gives MPISPNQGSTGGGTTVVITGTNLGGATAVRFGTKTATITANTPTSVTVTSPSGTGTVPVTVTTPGGTSNPLQFFYVGAPFKSSLSPVTGVTAGGNTVTITGTGLSTATAVNFGATAATPTVVNDGQLTVTVPAGAAAGPVGVSVTTAGGTNNGLSYTYVDAPTIVSLNPTSGPATGGTVVTITGTNLATTQSVDFEGTLAPFSVLSDTSLSVVTPPGAAGAVDVTVTTSGGTATSTDAFTYLAGPGI, from the coding sequence ATGCCCATCTCCCCCAACCAGGGATCGACCGGCGGCGGTACCACGGTCGTCATCACCGGTACCAACCTCGGCGGCGCCACCGCTGTGCGCTTCGGCACCAAGACAGCCACCATCACCGCCAACACCCCCACCTCGGTCACCGTGACATCCCCGTCCGGCACCGGCACCGTACCGGTGACGGTGACCACCCCCGGCGGGACCAGCAACCCGCTGCAGTTCTTCTACGTAGGTGCGCCGTTCAAGTCCTCCCTGTCCCCGGTGACCGGCGTCACCGCGGGCGGCAACACCGTCACCATCACCGGCACCGGTCTGAGCACCGCCACCGCGGTCAACTTCGGTGCCACCGCCGCGACCCCGACCGTGGTGAACGACGGTCAGCTGACCGTCACCGTTCCGGCGGGCGCGGCGGCCGGCCCGGTGGGCGTCTCGGTCACCACCGCGGGCGGCACCAACAACGGCCTGTCGTACACCTACGTCGACGCGCCCACGATCGTCAGCCTGAACCCCACCTCGGGCCCGGCGACCGGCGGCACGGTCGTGACCATCACCGGCACCAACCTCGCCACCACGCAGTCGGTCGACTTCGAGGGCACGCTCGCACCGTTCTCCGTCCTCAGCGACACCAGCCTCTCGGTCGTCACCCCGCCCGGAGCTGCCGGTGCCGTCGATGTCACCGTGACCACCAGCGGTGGTACCGCCACCTCCACCGACGCCTTCACCTACCTCGCCGGTCCCGGCATCTGA
- the murJ gene encoding murein biosynthesis integral membrane protein MurJ, giving the protein MNVRARENDGREPGGHVLPDDTVPLRPRLGNQKPAGEQTTPLPSQAGAPIPEPKGAGGGAAGLLKSSALMAAGTIVSRITGFLRTLVMAAAIGVGPLNDSYQVANVLPAMIYFLVGGGALNAVFVPQLVRAMKKDDDGGEAYANRLITLVMVVLAGVTVVCVLAAPLLVHMMSPDIAADPRRMAVTVTFARYCLPTMFFMGAHLVLGQILNARGRFGAMMWTPVLNNLVTIAAFGGFIWAFGGFTDSGVDPSTITPEGVRLLGLGTLLGLAVQALAMLPYLRDARFTLRPRFDFRGHGLGKAMGLAKWTLLFVLANQLGQTVVIQLATKAGSLADRAGYTGSGFTAYNYAQLLWQMPQAIITVSVMTAVLPRMSRAVQDDDVTAIRDDLSYGLRTSAVAIVPCAFAFLALGVPMATLLYAGSGAEGARGIGYVLMAFGPGLIPFSVQYVVLRGFYAYEDTRTPFYNTVIVAVVNAAASGACFALLPPRWAVAGMAASYGLGYAVGVGTAWRRLRRRLGGDLDGSRVLRTYARLTGAAIPAALAGGGVAYAVTQALGSDALGSLVTLLAGGSVLLGVFVLLAHWMRVSELSAMVGMVRGRLGR; this is encoded by the coding sequence ATGAACGTGCGGGCGCGGGAGAACGACGGTCGGGAGCCGGGGGGCCACGTCCTGCCGGATGACACGGTGCCCCTGCGGCCACGCCTGGGGAACCAGAAGCCGGCGGGGGAGCAGACCACTCCGTTGCCGTCGCAGGCCGGTGCGCCGATACCCGAGCCGAAGGGTGCGGGTGGTGGCGCAGCCGGTCTGCTGAAGTCCAGCGCCCTCATGGCGGCGGGCACCATCGTCTCCCGCATCACCGGCTTTCTCCGCACGCTCGTCATGGCCGCGGCGATCGGCGTAGGCCCCCTCAACGACTCCTACCAGGTCGCCAATGTCCTGCCCGCGATGATCTATTTCCTGGTCGGCGGCGGTGCGCTGAACGCCGTCTTCGTCCCGCAACTCGTGCGCGCCATGAAGAAGGACGACGACGGTGGTGAGGCCTACGCCAACCGTCTGATCACCCTGGTCATGGTGGTGCTGGCGGGTGTCACGGTCGTCTGTGTGCTGGCGGCTCCGCTGCTGGTGCACATGATGTCGCCGGACATCGCCGCCGACCCACGGCGGATGGCCGTCACCGTGACCTTCGCCCGCTACTGCCTGCCCACCATGTTCTTCATGGGCGCCCACCTGGTGCTCGGACAGATCCTCAACGCCCGGGGCCGCTTCGGCGCGATGATGTGGACCCCGGTACTCAACAACCTCGTGACCATCGCGGCCTTCGGCGGTTTCATCTGGGCCTTCGGCGGCTTCACCGATTCCGGCGTCGACCCCTCCACCATCACCCCCGAAGGGGTACGGCTCCTGGGCCTCGGCACCCTCCTGGGCCTCGCCGTCCAAGCGCTGGCGATGCTGCCGTATCTGCGCGACGCCCGGTTCACACTCCGCCCGCGCTTCGACTTCCGCGGCCATGGCCTCGGCAAGGCCATGGGCCTGGCCAAATGGACGCTCCTCTTCGTCCTCGCCAACCAGCTCGGCCAGACCGTCGTGATTCAACTGGCCACCAAGGCCGGCTCACTCGCCGATCGAGCCGGGTACACCGGCTCCGGCTTCACCGCCTACAACTACGCCCAGCTGCTGTGGCAGATGCCGCAGGCCATCATCACCGTGTCGGTCATGACCGCGGTGCTGCCCCGGATGTCCCGCGCGGTCCAGGACGACGACGTGACGGCGATCCGCGACGACCTCTCCTACGGCCTGCGGACCTCCGCCGTCGCCATCGTGCCCTGCGCGTTCGCCTTCCTGGCGCTGGGTGTACCGATGGCCACCCTGCTCTACGCCGGCTCCGGCGCCGAGGGCGCCCGGGGCATCGGCTACGTCCTCATGGCCTTCGGCCCGGGACTCATCCCCTTCTCGGTGCAATACGTCGTGCTGCGCGGCTTCTACGCCTACGAGGACACCCGGACCCCCTTCTACAACACCGTCATCGTCGCCGTGGTGAACGCCGCCGCGTCCGGGGCGTGCTTCGCCCTCCTCCCGCCGCGCTGGGCCGTCGCCGGAATGGCCGCCTCGTACGGTCTGGGCTACGCGGTCGGCGTCGGAACCGCCTGGCGCCGTCTGCGCAGGCGGCTGGGCGGCGATCTGGACGGCTCCCGCGTCCTGCGTACCTATGCCCGGCTGACCGGCGCGGCGATCCCCGCCGCGCTGGCCGGCGGCGGTGTGGCGTACGCGGTCACCCAGGCCCTCGGCAGCGACGCCCTGGGCTCGCTCGTGACGCTGCTGGCCGGCGGGAGCGTCCTGCTCGGTGTCTTCGTGCTGCTCGCGCACTGGATGCGGGTGTCGGAACTCAGCGCCATGGTCGGCATGGTCCGGGGGCGCCTCGGCCGCTGA
- a CDS encoding glycosyltransferase encodes MHILIATAGSHGDVAPYTGLGARLRQAGHRVVMATHARSAETVRRSGLGFRPLPLDRYATSGTGSQQGDGSGKGSSGAGLSKVEQIKLARELAPEMADAVAEACASGAEVVLLSSSLAPLGLVAAEGLGLPSLGVFLQPLAPTREFPPVIFDMPSMGPFTNRAAARCAESLLTRAFAPGVRHLQRRLGVPPAALERRRATWPVQHGFSPVVVPRPVDWRPGMEVAGYWWPSEDPDWTPEPRLADFLQSGPPPVYVGFGSMQPSDPERLGRLVARALKLAGVRGVVQASWAGLSVDGDEVLTVGEVPHAWLFPRMAAVVHHAGAGTTAAGLRAGVPAVPVPMMLDQPFWAARLTALRVSPGKVPFQRLSAENLAEALRKAVHDPRYRHRARQVSSLIGAEDGAGRVLTAVEHLAGQ; translated from the coding sequence ATGCACATCCTGATCGCTACCGCAGGTTCGCACGGGGACGTGGCTCCCTACACCGGCCTCGGTGCCCGGCTGCGGCAAGCCGGACACCGGGTGGTGATGGCCACCCATGCCCGCTCGGCCGAGACGGTCCGCCGCAGCGGCCTCGGCTTCCGCCCGCTTCCGCTCGACCGGTACGCCACCTCCGGAACGGGCTCCCAGCAGGGAGACGGGTCGGGGAAGGGGAGCTCCGGGGCCGGTCTCTCCAAGGTCGAACAGATAAAGCTGGCCAGGGAATTGGCGCCGGAGATGGCCGACGCGGTGGCGGAGGCCTGTGCGTCGGGCGCGGAAGTCGTGCTGCTGTCCAGCAGTTTGGCGCCCTTGGGGCTGGTGGCGGCGGAGGGGCTGGGGCTGCCCAGCCTCGGCGTCTTCCTGCAACCCCTCGCACCCACACGGGAGTTCCCGCCGGTCATCTTCGACATGCCGTCGATGGGGCCGTTCACCAACCGGGCCGCGGCACGGTGCGCCGAGTCCTTGCTGACCCGGGCCTTTGCCCCGGGCGTGCGCCATCTGCAGCGACGGCTGGGTGTGCCGCCGGCCGCCCTGGAACGCCGGCGGGCCACCTGGCCCGTCCAGCACGGCTTCAGCCCGGTGGTGGTCCCCCGGCCCGTCGACTGGCGGCCGGGGATGGAGGTGGCTGGCTACTGGTGGCCGTCGGAGGACCCTGACTGGACGCCGGAGCCCCGGCTCGCGGACTTCCTGCAGTCCGGTCCGCCACCGGTGTATGTGGGATTCGGCAGTATGCAGCCGAGCGATCCGGAGCGGCTCGGGCGGCTCGTCGCACGAGCCCTGAAGCTCGCCGGCGTACGCGGTGTCGTCCAGGCGAGCTGGGCCGGTCTGTCGGTGGACGGCGACGAGGTGCTGACGGTGGGCGAGGTGCCGCACGCCTGGCTGTTCCCGCGGATGGCGGCCGTCGTCCATCACGCGGGGGCCGGAACCACCGCGGCCGGTCTGCGCGCGGGGGTGCCGGCGGTCCCGGTGCCGATGATGCTGGACCAGCCCTTCTGGGCAGCACGTCTCACCGCACTCAGGGTCAGCCCGGGAAAGGTCCCGTTCCAGCGGCTCTCCGCGGAGAACCTGGCGGAGGCGCTACGGAAGGCCGTACACGACCCCCGGTACCGTCATCGCGCCCGGCAGGTCTCGTCGTTGATCGGCGCCGAGGACGGTGCCGGCCGGGTCCTGACGGCCGTGGAGCATCTGGCGGGGCAGTGA
- a CDS encoding acyltransferase family protein: MSSLTGLRFAAAVAVLYTHSMLMINPHLAKTLGPEVWVGGSAVSLFFILSGYVLTHSARPDDTARAFWRRRAAKIFPNHALTWCIVVGALACAGATTFSEGSGIAASLSSLFLVHTWVPSHLFVSAGNPVSWSLAAEVFFYFLFPFMLPRIKRLSPRGLLIGAAAAIAVVWLWPVFCALVVNPDGSSFPEYWFLYMLPVTRLPEFVLGMLAARIASSGLRIPRIGVIPSALGVISAVIMNSAFLPQGFLYAASTVAPLVVLVHATAELDLRDRTSLLRTRPLVLLGEMSYAMYLVHFLVLGLLYLGLKDHGWSNLSVVLLGIPFVLLTSWLLYAGVERPCVRRFSTPRARARTRAAAAS; this comes from the coding sequence TTGTCCTCGCTGACCGGTCTGCGCTTCGCCGCCGCGGTCGCCGTGCTCTATACGCACAGCATGCTGATGATCAACCCGCATCTCGCCAAGACCCTCGGGCCCGAAGTATGGGTGGGCGGGAGTGCGGTATCGCTTTTCTTCATTCTGAGCGGCTATGTGCTCACACACTCCGCCCGACCGGACGACACCGCACGCGCCTTTTGGCGGCGGCGGGCCGCCAAAATCTTTCCCAATCACGCGCTCACCTGGTGCATCGTCGTCGGCGCGCTCGCCTGTGCCGGTGCGACGACCTTCTCCGAGGGTTCCGGGATAGCGGCCAGTCTCTCCAGCCTCTTCCTGGTGCACACCTGGGTACCCAGCCACCTCTTCGTCTCCGCGGGCAACCCTGTTTCCTGGTCCCTCGCGGCCGAAGTGTTCTTCTATTTCCTCTTCCCCTTCATGCTGCCCCGGATCAAGCGGCTGTCGCCTCGTGGGCTGCTCATCGGCGCGGCAGCGGCGATCGCGGTCGTCTGGTTGTGGCCGGTGTTCTGCGCACTCGTCGTCAACCCTGACGGCTCGTCCTTTCCCGAGTACTGGTTCCTGTACATGCTGCCGGTCACCCGGCTGCCCGAGTTCGTCCTCGGCATGCTGGCGGCGCGTATCGCCTCCTCGGGACTCCGGATTCCGCGGATCGGCGTCATCCCGTCCGCGCTGGGTGTCATCAGCGCGGTCATCATGAACTCCGCGTTCCTGCCGCAGGGCTTCCTGTACGCGGCCTCGACCGTCGCCCCGCTCGTCGTGCTGGTCCATGCGACCGCGGAGCTCGATCTGCGCGACCGGACCTCGCTGCTGCGTACCCGGCCCCTGGTGCTCCTCGGTGAGATGTCCTACGCCATGTACCTCGTCCACTTCCTGGTGCTGGGGCTGCTGTACCTGGGGCTGAAGGACCACGGCTGGAGCAATCTCAGCGTGGTGCTGCTCGGGATTCCCTTCGTACTGCTGACTTCGTGGCTGCTGTACGCAGGGGTGGAGCGGCCCTGTGTGCGCCGCTTCTCCACGCCCCGTGCCCGTGCCCGTACCCGTGCGGCGGCGGCCTCGTGA
- a CDS encoding S1 family peptidase, translated as MKHTRVPTPRTVLTGAALVVALTAATLTLQTADAAPAKNPDPPSASAAGQRAKGLSSTLGADGAGAYYDAEHHKLIVNVTTEAAAAKARAAGAEPRIVKHSLASLDAARATLKKQATIPGTSWGMDPRTNKVVINADRTVQGDKLEQLKRVAASLGDRVALRQSADALRPLIAGGDAIWGTGARCSLGFNVTKGGQPYFLTAGHCTNAVRSWSATQGGTEIAMTEAGTFPGDDFGLVKYTAADILHPSAVDLYNGSMQTIAKAGDPIVGQKVQRSGGSTHVHEGDVIALEVTANYQQGSVDGLIQATVCAEAGDSGGSLYEGDTALGLTSGGRGDCSLGGVTYYQPVREALEKTGAQIG; from the coding sequence TTGAAGCACACCCGCGTACCGACGCCCCGCACCGTCCTCACCGGTGCCGCTCTGGTGGTGGCCCTGACCGCCGCCACACTCACCCTGCAGACCGCCGATGCCGCCCCCGCCAAGAACCCCGACCCCCCGTCGGCCAGCGCCGCCGGCCAGCGCGCCAAGGGCCTCAGCTCCACCCTCGGTGCCGACGGGGCAGGCGCCTACTACGACGCCGAGCACCACAAGCTCATCGTCAACGTCACCACCGAGGCCGCCGCGGCCAAGGCGCGGGCGGCCGGCGCCGAACCCAGGATCGTCAAGCACTCGCTCGCCTCGCTGGACGCCGCCCGCGCGACCCTCAAGAAGCAGGCCACGATCCCCGGCACCTCCTGGGGGATGGACCCGAGGACCAACAAGGTGGTCATCAATGCCGACCGCACGGTCCAGGGCGACAAGCTGGAGCAGCTCAAGAGGGTCGCCGCGTCACTCGGTGACCGGGTCGCCCTCAGGCAGTCGGCGGACGCGCTGCGGCCACTGATCGCCGGCGGCGACGCCATCTGGGGGACCGGAGCACGCTGCTCGCTCGGCTTCAACGTCACCAAGGGCGGCCAGCCGTACTTCCTGACCGCGGGGCACTGCACCAACGCCGTACGGAGCTGGTCCGCGACGCAGGGGGGCACCGAGATCGCGATGACCGAGGCCGGGACCTTCCCCGGCGACGACTTCGGGCTCGTGAAGTACACCGCCGCCGACATCCTGCACCCCAGCGCGGTGGATCTCTACAACGGCAGCATGCAGACCATCGCCAAGGCGGGCGATCCGATCGTGGGCCAGAAGGTGCAGCGCAGCGGCGGCTCCACGCATGTGCATGAAGGTGACGTCATCGCCCTTGAGGTGACGGCCAACTACCAGCAGGGTTCGGTCGACGGTCTCATCCAGGCCACCGTCTGCGCGGAGGCGGGGGACAGCGGCGGCTCGCTCTACGAGGGTGACACCGCGCTCGGCCTGACCTCAGGCGGCAGGGGCGACTGTTCCCTGGGCGGCGTGACCTACTACCAGCCGGTGCGCGAGGCCCTTGAGAAGACCGGAGCACAGATCGGCTGA
- a CDS encoding alpha-ketoglutarate-dependent dioxygenase AlkB, with translation MATHLQGSLFDQTDVVRLGPLRAMRRSELGDGAWIDLLPGWLSGADALFEQLAAEVPWQAERRRMYEQVVDVPRLLAFYQADDALPHPVLVEAREALSAHYATELGEPFTTAGLCYYRDGHDSVAWHGDRIGRGRREDTMVAILSVGAPRDLLLRPRRGGGTVRRPLGHGDLLVMGGSCQRTWEHAIPKSTRATGPRISIQFRPHGVH, from the coding sequence ATGGCCACGCATCTCCAGGGCTCGCTCTTCGACCAGACCGATGTGGTCCGGCTCGGTCCGCTGCGCGCGATGCGCCGGTCCGAGCTCGGCGACGGTGCCTGGATCGATCTGCTGCCCGGCTGGCTGAGCGGGGCGGACGCCCTGTTCGAGCAGCTTGCCGCCGAGGTTCCCTGGCAGGCCGAGCGCCGGCGGATGTACGAGCAGGTGGTGGACGTACCGCGACTGCTCGCCTTCTATCAGGCCGACGACGCCCTGCCGCACCCCGTCCTCGTCGAGGCGAGGGAGGCGCTCTCCGCCCACTACGCCACCGAGCTCGGCGAACCGTTCACGACGGCCGGCCTCTGCTACTACCGGGACGGCCACGACAGCGTGGCCTGGCACGGTGACCGGATAGGCCGCGGCAGACGGGAGGACACGATGGTCGCCATCCTGTCCGTGGGTGCGCCGCGCGATCTGCTGCTGCGCCCGCGGCGCGGCGGCGGCACGGTACGGCGCCCGCTCGGGCACGGCGATCTGCTCGTGATGGGCGGCTCCTGCCAACGGACCTGGGAGCATGCGATCCCCAAGAGCACCCGCGCGACAGGACCGCGGATCAGTATCCAATTCCGGCCCCACGGTGTGCACTGA
- a CDS encoding aminotransferase class IV, with product MTDSTAPRIEINGRATEADPLLFDMLSGQGHFTAMQVRTGRVRGLDLHLHRLDVATRELFGVGLDGELVRDRIRHALRERSQDAAVRVYVYHPDPGDGPVTVMTVRPPVPEPGTAQRLRSVAYQRPAAHLKHLGGFGQRYHLSRVQQEGFDEALLVAPDGAVAEGATTNIGFVKDGKVIWPDAPALQGTTMLVLRRELDRAGVPWTQRPVHTDDLASFEGAFVSNSQGVAAVSAIDDTRYPADTELVRTVRSLYQAAPWDEI from the coding sequence ATGACCGATTCGACCGCGCCCCGTATCGAGATCAACGGCCGTGCCACCGAGGCCGATCCGCTGCTGTTCGACATGCTGAGCGGCCAGGGACATTTCACGGCCATGCAGGTCAGGACGGGCCGTGTGCGCGGACTGGATCTCCATCTGCACCGGCTGGACGTGGCCACCCGTGAGCTCTTCGGGGTGGGGCTGGACGGCGAGCTGGTCCGCGACAGAATCCGCCATGCCCTGCGGGAACGGAGCCAGGACGCTGCGGTCCGTGTCTACGTCTACCACCCCGACCCCGGCGACGGGCCGGTCACGGTGATGACCGTCCGTCCCCCGGTCCCCGAGCCCGGGACCGCACAGCGTCTGCGCAGTGTGGCGTACCAGCGGCCCGCGGCCCACCTCAAACATCTCGGAGGATTCGGGCAGCGGTACCACCTGAGCCGGGTGCAGCAGGAGGGGTTCGACGAGGCTCTTCTGGTGGCACCGGACGGTGCGGTGGCCGAGGGCGCGACCACCAACATCGGCTTCGTCAAGGACGGAAAGGTCATCTGGCCCGACGCACCCGCCCTCCAGGGAACCACCATGCTGGTGCTCCGGCGGGAACTGGACCGGGCCGGGGTGCCCTGGACGCAACGGCCGGTGCACACCGACGACTTGGCCTCCTTCGAGGGGGCCTTCGTCTCCAACTCCCAAGGTGTTGCCGCCGTCTCGGCGATCGACGACACACGCTATCCGGCGGATACGGAGCTGGTGCGCACGGTGCGGAGCCTGTACCAGGCCGCCCCCTGGGACGAGATCTGA